The nucleotide window AAATTTTCCTCCAGCGTGCAGCACTGTGAGCACTGTTTCGAGAGCAGATTTACCCGTTCCTTTGTGCTTATCCACTGGAATACCACGCCCGTCGTCTTCGACGCGCACACTGCCATCAGCATGAATATCAATCTTAATGTTGCGGCAATGTCCCGCCATGGCTTCATCAATCGCGTTGTCCAAGATTTCCCACACCATGTGGTGCAAACCCGCTACATCGGTGGTCCCAATGTACATTCCCGGACGTTTTCGTACCGCTGCAAGTCCCTCCAGTACCTGAATTTGATCTGCTGAGTATGTTTCGGCCATAAATTGTAAAAAACCGGCGGTATTTTAACAAAGAAAGCCGATTCCGTCAGAGAATGTGTTTGACTAGGGAAAATTTTATTCCGTAATCGCAATGTAACTCGCTTCTAAAGCTCCTTCAAAATCTTCCAAATTCAAATCGGGCAAGGTGTGAAGCTCGCTGCCCACTTCCCAAACGATTTCAGAAAGGCGATGGGCATCCGCATCGTAAGTCCCTGAAACTGGCAGATTGAACGCAGAGGCGACTCCTTCAAAAGTGAATGTATTTTCATCCACGTCCACAACGGTGAAAGTGAAGGCGCTCACCTCGAGTCCGGCCACTTCAAATTGGCTTTGAATGAGCTCCAAAGCCACCGATTCCGTCAAAGGAACTTCTTCCACAGGAGCAAGGTCCTCATCATCAGGAACAGGAGCTTGTTCAGCCATGGCGGATTCAATCACCTTGTTCGCGTTTTCCAAGGTCAAACCTGTTGAAAAACGCAGTTCGCCCACCACCACATCATAAAGGATTTGCCCTTCCCTATCGTATTTTCCAGTAAAAGAGTACCCCGCAGTGCGCCCTCCTATGACCTCAAAAAGCCGATGGGCACTGTCGCCCAAGCTTTCCACATCTTTGTATTGAATATTATGAGTGTAAAGCTGATCCTTAGCCTCCGTGGTTGCTTCCTCTAAAGTCAGCCCCGTTGCTTCAGTTTGGCCTTCTCGAATGTTTTGCAAATAAGCATTGAGGTCTTCAAGATCGGCCACTTTCTTTTTATAATCCACCAAGCCTTCTTCAAAAGAATCATAAGAATAAAATTCTGGTGAATTCATGAATTGAACCGACAAAGTGTATTCTTTGAGCTTGGATTCAAAATAGTCCTTCACCGCCACTTCAGAATGGATTCCATTCATATAAGTTTCAGATTCATAAATCAGTTCTTCGGCCAAAGCACTGGCTTCTTTCACCGTGATTTTTTTCTCAAGAACATAGTTGAAAAGATTAGAAAGGAAGCGCAATTTGCTTTGCACAAAAGTTTGACGTTCTTCATCCAAGTTTTCTTCTGCTCCCGCCAAGGCAAAAATTTTCTCTTCCAAGGCTTTGAGCAAATGAGTGGCATCCGTGCTGTAAAACACAGAATTGCTGCGCAGCATCAGTTCCAAAAGAATGTATTCTCGATGGATTTCAGCCAAATGCTCCGCCCCATCAAAAGCGCCGCTGTCGAGCAACGCTTCAAACCGAAGCTGATAACGAGCATAAGCTTGCTCCGCCTCCACCTGAGAAGCTCGTCCCAACAAATCTTCAATTTGGGCATATTCACGGCGCAAAGCGAGCAGGGGCTCTTCATGAGGGAACAGGAGCTGTGCCGTCGCTTCTTTAACAGGGTAAAGTTCATCCCCAGGTAAAACAAAAAACAAGGAGGAATAAAGGTCGTGCAACTCCAGCGGATCTTGTTCATAGCTCTTCCATTCGCTCAACCAATAAGCCGCAGCGTTGGCATCTCCATAAAGAAAATGACTGATGGCATAGGTGAGCGCGGCCGCCTTGCGGTCTTCTTCCAGCCGGGTTTCTGCACTAGGAATCACCGTCACCACCTGTTGAAAAGACTCATAACCATTGGAAACCTGGGAACCCAGACCTGCAAGAGCAGGGCCAAAATCGCTGTTTTCTTGAGTTTCGTTCAAAAAAGCCAAAGTGCTTTCTTCATAACGGGCTTTAACAGAAAGCAAAGCCTCATTCATGGATTCACTTAAATCTTCATCAGAAAGCGCATAAATAGGGAATTCTTTCGAAAGTTTGGCGAGGCGAAGTTTAGCCAAAACCTCGTTGACTTTAAGAGCCGAAACCTTCATACGATGCCCCCCAGGCACATCCAAAGCGTTCAAAAGCTCGCCCTCTTGGGTGAAGGTCAACAAAGCCGGATGTTCCACGGCATAAACCACCAAATCTTCCGTTTCGGAATCCACACTCACCACCAGCAAATTGTGCTGCGAAAGCACCGTGGCATGAGGAGTGATCACCTCCACACTGAGTTCATCGGCAAGGGTGTAAACAAGCACACTGCCCTCTTCTAAAAGCAAATCCACATCAGAAGATTGCTCATCCCATTGCAGTTCCACCTTAGAATCAGGAAAAATCGCTACGCCATCTTTGCCATTCAAAGTGAAGGCACTGTAGTCCTTGACTTCCACGCTTTGATTCAAAGGCAAATGACCTTCATAAACAATGCCTTTTTCAACGGAAGCTTGGGAGGGTTGCAAAAAAAACAGAGTCCACGTGGAAGCGGCCAAAGCCAGAGCACCGAGTGTCAAACTGTTGAGAAGCGTGCTAATTTTCATTTAATCTGTTAGCTATCTGTTCATTGTAGCACAAATTTCAAGAATTTTAAAGCCAATGAACGCGAACGCCGTGGAAAGGCTTCTTCCAGCACCTTGGGCCAATGATTTTTGGTCCACTGTTTTTCATAAGCACTCAAAAGTCCCAGTCCACGCTTACGAAATTCACGTTCAATCACTCCCCCTGCATGCGGCGACTTATACTTGCGCGGCAAAGGCGAAGAAAAACCGTGAGCATAATGCGAAAGTTCGTGCGCCAAAGTGGCTTGCACAATCTGTTCCGGAATTTTTTCGTCGCGAAAAAGGCCATTGACCGTGATCACACTCACTCGCGCGTCTGGACGCATTTTAATGGAGCCAAAACGGCGTTGCGCCCGGCGTCCCCAATGCACATCCAAGCGGTTCACAACGGACAAGTCCGAAAAAGAACCTTTGAGGAGCGAATCGAGTTGAGCTTCCAGCCACTGAGCACTGCGCATAGTTCAAGCCTAGCAAATTATTTTTGTTCTGGAAATTGCACGGGAATGTCTTGCACAGGCGGAGTCAGAGGAGTGGCAGAAGCAACAGGCCCAGGCGGCAGCACCGTTTTAGGCGCTTCAATCGCATGATCCAGCACGCTGGCCACATTTTCAGTGAAACCAGCCTCGAGCTTCTTTTCTTCTCCACCAGCGGGGCTGGGAGCCGGCTCGGGTGTTTCGGCTTCTGTAACTGTTTCTTCCGTTTCAAATTCAGCGCTGGCATTGGATTTGGCCAGCATCTCTTCAGGATTGGTCGTTACAATTTTATCTTCACTGAACGAAGCAATCACTTGAATAGCCACGTGCTTGAGTCCGGCAAAGAAAAGTCCCTGCCCCACGCCCGAGTTGAGCAGCATGTATTTCTCCCCTTCCGTCAGATTGAAAACCTTAGAAAGCGGCTCAATGGCCGAAGGCGACTGCTTGAGCAAAAGTTGAAGCGAAGAGTTGGTGATGATGGGTTTTCCATAAGGACTGCTCACAAAATCTTCCACGTCCTGAGTAATAGTGGTCACACCCAAATAATATTTACGAGCACGCTTCACAAGTCCAAAGAGGAATTTAGCGCTGTCTTCATGTTGCATGAGTGACCAGGCTTCATCAATAACCAGGATGCGTTTTTTGAGCGAAGACCTCACACGATTCCAAATGTAATTCAAAATGATGTACATTGCGACGGGTCGCAGTTCATCCTCCAAATCGCGCACCGAAAAGACCATGAGTCCGGTGTCCAAGGTCACATTGGTCTCTTTATTGAAGACTCCGGCGTAGGTCCCTGTCACGTATTTAGCAATGCGCTGAGCCATATCGGCGGCTCCGTCCATGGCTGAAAGCACGCTGTAAAAATCTGCCATAGTGGGCACGGCGTAAGTCGAGATGTCCACCACATCCATAGTGATTCCCTTTGTGGCGTAAGTGTCGATGAGGGCTTTGTCCAAAATGCCTTCTTCTTGAGCTGAAATCTGCCCGAGCATGAGTCGCATGAGACCCGTCAGGCTGATCACCGAACTGCGCAGTAAATCACCTGGTTTGAGCTCCTCACCCTCCAACGGCGTAGGCAAATCAAAAGGATTGATGCGTCGATCGGAGTTGAGTGACACGTTCAAATAGGTTCCGCCCACTGTTTCACACAAAGCTTTGTATTCGTTTTCAGGATCAATGACAATCACGTCCGTTCCAAACATCAGCGAACGCAAAATCTCGAGCTTCACCGCATAAGACTTCCCGGCCCCGGACTTGGCAAACACCGTGGAATTGGCATTTTCAAGCGAGAAACGATCAAAAATAATGAGGGATTCATTGTGCCGATTGAGTCCATATAAAATTCCGTCGTTCGAGGTGAGTTCTGCCGAAATAAAGGGGAAAGTGGTGGACAGCGGCGAGGTGTTCATGTTGCGCTGCACCGAAAGCTCATCTAAACAGATGGGAATTGTGGAATTAAAAGCGCGCTCCATTTGCAAGTCGGCACGTTTAGAAAGCACCAATTTTCCGGCCAATAAACTTTGTAGCTCCTTACTGGCACGCCTAAGTTCTTCTTCATTGGGAGAATAAATAGTGAAATAAAGTCCAAATTGAAAGAATTTCTCCTGACCTCGTTGCAACTCAGTACGCAGGGTCTCGGCATCTTCCAAAGCGGTTTCCAAAGCCGGATCACGCACATTTCCCTTCTCTGAAGCCATGCGAATGGAAGATTGAAGTTGTGCCACTTTGGTTTTAAGCACCTTCATGATGTCCTCCGAAGAAATCGGATAAATATACTGCGAAACATCCATGGTCACATCAAAATTCACCACCGGGCTGAGCCAATTGGTGTCGATATAACGAGGATAGGTGTAAACGAAAAAAGTTTGAGCAAAAAAACCATCGATTTTGAGGTGATCATAAGCCGTCTCAAAAGAAGAAGGAGCAATCAAATCGCGAATGGAGGCAATGCCTTCTTGAAACAGTTTCTCCGCTTGCAAAATTTTTGCACGATCCGGGGCGGCTTCGGCCTTGGTGTTCACTTTGGACGCAGCGGTGGCTGCAGGGCTTGTTGAAGCGGTTTGTATGGGCGTCGTATTATCGGCCATGGATGGGGTTCTTTTTATCTTATCATCTTATCACGAAATGACCAGATTTACTAGACCTTTGCCTAGA belongs to Candidatus Peregrinibacteria bacterium and includes:
- a CDS encoding DUF87 domain-containing protein is translated as MADNTTPIQTASTSPAATAASKVNTKAEAAPDRAKILQAEKLFQEGIASIRDLIAPSSFETAYDHLKIDGFFAQTFFVYTYPRYIDTNWLSPVVNFDVTMDVSQYIYPISSEDIMKVLKTKVAQLQSSIRMASEKGNVRDPALETALEDAETLRTELQRGQEKFFQFGLYFTIYSPNEEELRRASKELQSLLAGKLVLSKRADLQMERAFNSTIPICLDELSVQRNMNTSPLSTTFPFISAELTSNDGILYGLNRHNESLIIFDRFSLENANSTVFAKSGAGKSYAVKLEILRSLMFGTDVIVIDPENEYKALCETVGGTYLNVSLNSDRRINPFDLPTPLEGEELKPGDLLRSSVISLTGLMRLMLGQISAQEEGILDKALIDTYATKGITMDVVDISTYAVPTMADFYSVLSAMDGAADMAQRIAKYVTGTYAGVFNKETNVTLDTGLMVFSVRDLEDELRPVAMYIILNYIWNRVRSSLKKRILVIDEAWSLMQHEDSAKFLFGLVKRARKYYLGVTTITQDVEDFVSSPYGKPIITNSSLQLLLKQSPSAIEPLSKVFNLTEGEKYMLLNSGVGQGLFFAGLKHVAIQVIASFSEDKIVTTNPEEMLAKSNASAEFETEETVTEAETPEPAPSPAGGEEKKLEAGFTENVASVLDHAIEAPKTVLPPGPVASATPLTPPVQDIPVQFPEQK